A single window of Castor canadensis chromosome 3, mCasCan1.hap1v2, whole genome shotgun sequence DNA harbors:
- the LOC109691167 gene encoding transmembrane protein 276 isoform X3, producing MAPKPGDEWSMVLSHLVLGVVSLHAAVNSAQSTRGAAAGFLLQALAAATMLAPGLGTLEDCLAGDWVATVIGLPLLAFDFHWVHGDRSSANLLLGGGMVLAVAGGHLGREGCSVAGQAVLLVVAVTILIVAVFTANTYGMWGGAMLGVAGLLSRLEEDRLLLLPKEDVCRWVLAAGSWAYCRALHTQRLQWE from the exons ATGGCCCCAAAGCCGGGGGATGAGTGGAGCATGGTTCTGTCCCATCTGGTGCTGGGAGTGGTGTCTCTGCACGCAGCAGTGAACTCTGCACAG TCAACTCGAGGGGCTGCTGCTGGCTTCCTGCTCCAGGCATTGGCTGCTGCCACCATGCTGGCCCCAGGGCTGGGCACACTTGAAGACTGTCTTGCTGGAGACTGGGTGGCCACAGTCATCGGCCTGCCCCTTCTGGCCTTTGATTTCCACTGGGTTCATGGGGACCGGTCCTCTGCCAACCTGCTACTGGGAGGAGGCATGGTTCTGGCAGTGGCTGGTGGCCACCTGGGCCGTGAAGGCTGCTCTGTGGCTGGTCAGGCAGTACTGCTGGTGGTTGCAGTGACCATCCTCATTGTGGCAGTTTTCACAGCCAACACTTATGGGATGTGGGGAGGTGCAATGCTGGGTGTGGCAGGTCTTCTGAGCCGGCTGGAAGAAGataggctgctgctgctgccgaaGGAGGACGTCTGTCGCTGGGTCCTGGCTGCGGGCAGTTGGGCCTACTGCCGGGCCCTGCACACACAACGCCTGCAGTGGGAATGA
- the LOC109691167 gene encoding zinc finger TRAF-type-containing protein 1 isoform X4 has protein sequence MAPKPGDEWSMVLSHLVLGVVSLHAAVNSAQCTNGHLMCAGCFIHLLADARLKEEQATCPNCRCEISKSLCCRNLAVEKAVSELPSECGFCLRQFPRSLLERHQKEECQDRVTQCKYKRIGCPWHGPFHELTVHEAACAHPTKTGNELMEILDEMDQSHRKEMQLYNSIFSLLSFEKIGYTEVQFRPYRTDDFITRLYYETPRFTVLNQTWVLKARVNDSERNPNLSCKRTLSFQLLLKSKVTAPLECSFLLLKGPYDDVRISPVIYHFVFTNESNETDYVPLPIIDSVECNKLLAAKNINLRLFLFQIQK, from the exons ATGGCCCCAAAGCCGGGGGATGAGTGGAGCATGGTTCTGTCCCATCTGGTGCTGGGAGTGGTGTCTCTGCACGCAGCAGTGAACTCTGCACAG TGTACTAACGGTCACTTGATGTGCGCTGGCTGTTTTATCCACCTACTAGCAGATGCCCGGCTGAAGGAGGAGCAGGCCACATGCCCCAACTGTCGTTGTGAGATCAGTAAGAGCCTCTGCTGCCGGAACCTGGCTGTGGAGAAAGCTGTGAGCGAGCTGCCCTCAGAGTGTGGCTTCTGCCTGCGCCAGTTCCCCCGTTCCCTCCTAGAGAGGCACCAGAAGGAGGAATGCCAAGACAG GGTGACCCAGTGCAAGTACAAGCGCATTGGCTGCCCGTGGCATGGCCCCTTCCATGAGCTGACAGTGCATGAAGCTGCATGTGCCCACCCAACTAAGACGGGCAACGAGCTGATGGAGATCCTGGATGAGATGGACCAGAGCCACCGCAAGGAGATGCAGCTCTACAACAGTATCTTCAGCCTGCTCAGCTTTGAGAAGATCGGCTACACAG AGGTTCAGTTCCGGCCTTACCGCACAGATGACTTCATCACGCGCCTATACTATGAGACACCGAGGTTCACGGTGCTGAACCAGACATGGGTCCTGAAGGCTCGTGTGAATGACTCGGAGCGCAACCCCAACCTGTCATGCAAGCGCACACTTTCCTTCCAGCTGCTCCTCAAGAGCAAGGTCACAGCACCCCTGGAGTGCTCCTTCCTGCTGCTCAAGGGCCCCTATGACGATGTGAGGATCAGTCCCGTCATCTATCACTTTGTCTTCACCAATGAGAGCAACGAGACAGACTATGTGCCACTGCCCATCATCGATTCTGTGGAATGCAACAAGTTGCTGGCTGCCAAGAACATCAACCTACGGCTTTTCCTATTCCAGATACAGAAGTAG
- the LOC109691167 gene encoding zinc finger TRAF-type-containing protein 1 isoform X2, which translates to MSGAEEAGGGGPTAGPAGAVPAGVGVGAGPGAAAGPPAAALGEAAGPGLPDEAGLAGARQLQEAAGDPDAPPKKRLRAAEAAEAAAAAAAAGSGKLEERLYSVLCCTVCLDLPKASVYQCTNGHLMCAGCFIHLLADARLKEEQATCPNCRCEISKSLCCRNLAVEKAVSELPSECGFCLRQFPRSLLERHQKEECQDRVTQCKYKRIGCPWHGPFHELTVHEAACAHPTKTGNELMEILDEMDQSHRKEMQLYNSIFSLLSFEKIGYTGP; encoded by the exons ATGTCCGGCGCTGAGGAGGCCGGCGGGGGCGGCCCGACCGCGGGGCCCGCGGGTGCAGTGCCGGCCGGGGtcggggtgggggctgggcctGGGGCGGCCGCGGGGCCGCCAGCGGCGGCGCTGGGTGAGGCGGCGGGACCCGGGCTCCCGGACGAGGCGGGCCTGGCCGGCGCCCGGCAGCTGCAGGAGGCGGCCGGCGACCCTGATGCGCCGCCCAAGAAGCGGCTGCGGGCGGCCGAGGCGGCCGAGGCGGCGGCAGCGGCAGCGGCAGCGGGCAGCGGGAAGCTGGAGGAGCGGCTCTACTCGGTGCTGTGCTGCACCGTGTGCCTGGACCTGCCCAAGGCCTCCGTGTACCAG TGTACTAACGGTCACTTGATGTGCGCTGGCTGTTTTATCCACCTACTAGCAGATGCCCGGCTGAAGGAGGAGCAGGCCACATGCCCCAACTGTCGTTGTGAGATCAGTAAGAGCCTCTGCTGCCGGAACCTGGCTGTGGAGAAAGCTGTGAGCGAGCTGCCCTCAGAGTGTGGCTTCTGCCTGCGCCAGTTCCCCCGTTCCCTCCTAGAGAGGCACCAGAAGGAGGAATGCCAAGACAG GGTGACCCAGTGCAAGTACAAGCGCATTGGCTGCCCGTGGCATGGCCCCTTCCATGAGCTGACAGTGCATGAAGCTGCATGTGCCCACCCAACTAAGACGGGCAACGAGCTGATGGAGATCCTGGATGAGATGGACCAGAGCCACCGCAAGGAGATGCAGCTCTACAACAGTATCTTCAGCCTGCTCAGCTTTGAGAAGATCGGCTACACAG GCCCATAA
- the LOC109691167 gene encoding zinc finger TRAF-type-containing protein 1 isoform X1, with the protein MSGAEEAGGGGPTAGPAGAVPAGVGVGAGPGAAAGPPAAALGEAAGPGLPDEAGLAGARQLQEAAGDPDAPPKKRLRAAEAAEAAAAAAAAGSGKLEERLYSVLCCTVCLDLPKASVYQCTNGHLMCAGCFIHLLADARLKEEQATCPNCRCEISKSLCCRNLAVEKAVSELPSECGFCLRQFPRSLLERHQKEECQDRVTQCKYKRIGCPWHGPFHELTVHEAACAHPTKTGNELMEILDEMDQSHRKEMQLYNSIFSLLSFEKIGYTEVQFRPYRTDDFITRLYYETPRFTVLNQTWVLKARVNDSERNPNLSCKRTLSFQLLLKSKVTAPLECSFLLLKGPYDDVRISPVIYHFVFTNESNETDYVPLPIIDSVECNKLLAAKNINLRLFLFQIQK; encoded by the exons ATGTCCGGCGCTGAGGAGGCCGGCGGGGGCGGCCCGACCGCGGGGCCCGCGGGTGCAGTGCCGGCCGGGGtcggggtgggggctgggcctGGGGCGGCCGCGGGGCCGCCAGCGGCGGCGCTGGGTGAGGCGGCGGGACCCGGGCTCCCGGACGAGGCGGGCCTGGCCGGCGCCCGGCAGCTGCAGGAGGCGGCCGGCGACCCTGATGCGCCGCCCAAGAAGCGGCTGCGGGCGGCCGAGGCGGCCGAGGCGGCGGCAGCGGCAGCGGCAGCGGGCAGCGGGAAGCTGGAGGAGCGGCTCTACTCGGTGCTGTGCTGCACCGTGTGCCTGGACCTGCCCAAGGCCTCCGTGTACCAG TGTACTAACGGTCACTTGATGTGCGCTGGCTGTTTTATCCACCTACTAGCAGATGCCCGGCTGAAGGAGGAGCAGGCCACATGCCCCAACTGTCGTTGTGAGATCAGTAAGAGCCTCTGCTGCCGGAACCTGGCTGTGGAGAAAGCTGTGAGCGAGCTGCCCTCAGAGTGTGGCTTCTGCCTGCGCCAGTTCCCCCGTTCCCTCCTAGAGAGGCACCAGAAGGAGGAATGCCAAGACAG GGTGACCCAGTGCAAGTACAAGCGCATTGGCTGCCCGTGGCATGGCCCCTTCCATGAGCTGACAGTGCATGAAGCTGCATGTGCCCACCCAACTAAGACGGGCAACGAGCTGATGGAGATCCTGGATGAGATGGACCAGAGCCACCGCAAGGAGATGCAGCTCTACAACAGTATCTTCAGCCTGCTCAGCTTTGAGAAGATCGGCTACACAG AGGTTCAGTTCCGGCCTTACCGCACAGATGACTTCATCACGCGCCTATACTATGAGACACCGAGGTTCACGGTGCTGAACCAGACATGGGTCCTGAAGGCTCGTGTGAATGACTCGGAGCGCAACCCCAACCTGTCATGCAAGCGCACACTTTCCTTCCAGCTGCTCCTCAAGAGCAAGGTCACAGCACCCCTGGAGTGCTCCTTCCTGCTGCTCAAGGGCCCCTATGACGATGTGAGGATCAGTCCCGTCATCTATCACTTTGTCTTCACCAATGAGAGCAACGAGACAGACTATGTGCCACTGCCCATCATCGATTCTGTGGAATGCAACAAGTTGCTGGCTGCCAAGAACATCAACCTACGGCTTTTCCTATTCCAGATACAGAAGTAG